Part of the bacterium genome is shown below.
ATAACCATAACAAGTGGTAAAGGAGGCGTTGGAAAAACTAATCTAACTGTAAATTTAGCCATCTCTTTTGCCTTAATGAATAAACGGGTCCTGATTTTAGATGCAGACCTGGGATTATCAAATGTAAATATTGTCATTGGTTTAGTGCCGCCACCAAAATATAATCTATTTCATGTCATTAGCGGGCAAAAGGAGATTAAGGAGATTTTGGCTGATGGTCCCTGCGGCGTGAAGGTGATTACCGGGGCAGTTGGAGTTACCAGACTTTCCAATATTTCAGCCAGAAAACGCAAACAATTTATTGACAAATTAAGTAGTTTATTTGACTCTTTTGATTTGATTTTAATTGATACCTCTGCGGGTATTTCGCCAAATGTGCTATCATTTATCTTAGCCGCTAATGAGGTAGTGTTAATTACTACCCCTGAACCAACGGCTATTGCTGATGCTTACGGCGTAATAAAGGCAAGTTCATCTATGAACAA
Proteins encoded:
- a CDS encoding MinD/ParA family protein; translation: MLDQAENLRQLVRQRQIEEGFMLPGCKIITITSGKGGVGKTNLTVNLAISFALMNKRVLILDADLGLSNVNIVIGLVPPPKYNLFHVISGQKEIKEILADGPCGVKVITGAVGVTRLSNISARKRKQFIDKLSSLFDSFDLILIDTSAGISPNVLSFILAANEVVLITTPEPTAIADAYGVIKASSSMNNDVNLKLVVNRITNIMEGKKVADRIVNIAGQFLNVKVENVGYLLDDPVVARAVREQAPFFLAYPKSKATDCIYHIRNKLANIPDDSLNYGIKGFFKRLFSSNGDEHQWD